A segment of the Flavobacteriales bacterium genome:
CGTGGCAGAACGCATCACTGATTGCCGCGCCGATGTGCCTTGGCCGCGATCCTTCGCCACCACGGTGATCGAGATGGCGCATTCTCTTCCCTTCGCCATGGAGCACCTGCCCTCGCTCACCGAGCTCAGCAGTCGCAAGGACCTGAAGCTGTTGGCCCAGCACCTGCTGCACCGCACCCTGACCTACATCGATCACGCGCAACCCCTCAAGAAGAGATGAATCGCACCATCACGGTCGCCAAAGGCGACGGCATCGGACCCGAGGTCACCGACGCCGTTCTCCGGATACTCGATGCCGCCGATTGCGGACTCACCTACGAGCACATCGAGGTGGGCGAGAAGGTGTACTTGAGCGGCAACAGCAGCGGCATTCCCGCTGAGTCATGGTCCGCACTGCGGAGGAACCCCGTGTTCTTGAAGGGGCCCATCACCACGCCGCAGGGCTCGGGATACAAGAGCCTGAATGTCACCATCCGCAAGACGCTCGGCCTTTATGCCAACGTTCGGCCGTGCCGCAGCTACCATCCCTTCGTGCGCACCCAGCATCCGGGCATGGATGTGGTGGTGGTGCGTGAGAACGAGGAGGATCTCTATGCCGGCATCGAGCATCGCCAGACCACCGATGTGTACCAATGCCTCAAAGTGCTCAGCCTTCCCGGACGGAGAAGATCATACGGTATGCTTTCGAGTACGCGCGCAGCAACGGAAGGAAGAAGGTGACCTGCTTGGTGAAGGACAACATCATGAAGCTCACGGATGGGATGTTCGCGGATACGTTCCGTCGCTTGGGCAAAGAGTACCCCGGCTTGCAGCAGGAGATCCAGATCATCGATATCGGCACCGCGCGCGTGGCCACAAGGCCCGACCGTTACGATGTAATCGTGACACTCAACCTGTACGGCGACATCATCAGCGACGTCACCGCCGAGCTCACCGGCAGCGTTGGCATGGCGGGCAGCGCCAACATCGGCGACCGCATCAGCATGTTCGAGGCCATCCACGGCAGCGCGCCCGATATCGCCGGGAAGGGAATCGCCAACCCCAGCGCCATGCTCAATGCCGCGTGCATGATGCTCGTGCATCTGGGCCTATCGGATAAGGCCGAGGCCATACAGAACGCGTGGCTCTGTGCGCTGGAGGACGGCCTGCACCCCAGCGACGTGTTCCAGGAAGGCGTGTCGAAGAAGCGCATGGGCACCAGCGAATTCACCGATGCGGTGGTCGCGCGGCTCGGCAAGAATCCGCAGCAGCTCAAGAGCGTGGAGATGAAGGGCGGCGCCGCACCCGCTTACCGCTACGTGCGCCCGCATGTGAAACGCGAGCTCTGCGGTGTGGATGTATTCGTTTGCGACCCCGTCAGCACGCCGGAAGAACTCGCGGACAGGCTCCTGAAGGCCTCGCGCGGCATGCTGAAGCTGAAGCTCATCACGAACCGCGGCGTGAAAGTGTGGCCACAGGGGTTCCCGGAGACCTTTTGCACCGATCACTGGCGCTGCCGCTTCGTGGGGCCCGATGCGGTAATCGACATGGAGAAGGCCACTTACATGCCCATCGGGCATAGACAGATCCACCAATTGCTGCACCTGCTTACTGAAGCGCACATCGATACCGTGAAGACCGAGAACCTCTATCTCTTCGATGGTGTGAGGGGCTTCTCTCTAGGCCAAGGCGAATGACCCATGGCGAAGGGCACCTCCATGATCGGCCTGGAACGCTTCGCCAACCGTTCCATTGGCGTGGCCACGCAGCATGGCAAAGAGCGCGTGATCGGCCCAGCGCTCATCAACGCCATTCCCTTGGCCGGTGTCCAGGTCATTCCGGACGTTGACACCGATCGCTTCGGCGCGTTCAGCGGGGAGGTGGAGCGCGCACTCGATCCATTCGCGGCCTGCATCGCCAAAGCGAAGCACGGAGCCGAAGTGAGCGGCATGGACCTGGTGATCGCGAGCGAGGGCTCTTTCGGCCCCTACCCGCTGGCGCCCTTCATTTCCTGCGATGAGGAATTGCTGGTGCTCTACGATGCGCGTGGCGACAAGGTCTTCTTCAAGAGGCATGTCTCGCTGGAAACGGTCTTCGGCGGTGAGGCATGCACCACATGGCCGCAGGTGAACGCCTTCGCGGAGCGCATGAAGTTCCCCGGGCATGGGCTGGTGGTTCGCGCCAAGGAGAAGTGGTCGGCCGGCGATGCGATGCGGAAGGGCATCGTGGACCGTGACGCTCTCCAAAGCATTGCGGAGCGCCTCATCGCCAACCACGGTTCCTGCTGGGTGGAAACGGATATGCGGGCCATGATGAACCCCACACGGATGAAAGCAATCGGCGAAACGGCCGTTCGCTTCGCCGCGGAGCTGGGCGAGCCATGCCCGGTCTGCGGCGCCTGCTGGTTCCGCATCACCGGCACCCGTAGCGGCTTGCCGTGCGCCTTATGTGGCTGGCCCACCGAGAGCATCCGTAGCATAGAGCGAGGCTGCTGGCATTGCGGCCATGTTCAGTACGCGCCACGCCCGGATGGGAAGCAAGCGGAGGACCCGCAGCATTGTGGCCACTGCAATCCGTGAGCGCCCTCAGGCCAGGTTGTCGAAGCGGTAGATGTCATCCACCGGCGATCCGGCGGGGACGTCGCAAATGGGTTTAACGATACCATTGTGCAGGCTGTACACCCAGCCGTGCAGGTGTGGGCCACCGCGGTCCCGCCATGATTTCTGGATGATGCTGGTCTTCACAAGGTCGAGGACCTGTTCTTGCACGTTCAGTTCCACCATGCGGTCCAAGCGGTCCTGTTCCGTTGGCTGGGCGTCCACCTCGGCCTTATGCAAGCGGTAAACGTCCTTGATGTTACGGAGCCATTTGTTGATGAGCCCGAGCGAATTGTGCGTCATGGCCGCCTGCACGCCACCGCATCCGTAGTGCCCGCACACGATCACGTGCTTCACTTTCAAGTACTCCACGGCGTATTGCAGCACGCTCAGGAGGTTCAGGTCGGTGTGCACCACCATGTTGGCGATGTTGCGGTGAACGAAGATCTCCCCGGGATTGGTCCCTGTGATCTCGTTGGCGGGTACGCGGCTGTCGCTGCATCCGATCCACAGGAATTCGGGGCGCTGGATCTTCTCCAGTCGATGGAAGAATTCCGGGTCCTGCGAAACGGTGTTCTCCGCCCAGGCCTTGTTGTTCAGAAGGAGCTTATGGTAACTGTCCATGGGGTGCGTGGTTTCAGGGTTTCTTATCGGCAAGCATGGTCCGTGGCGCTGCGGGCGCCTCGCCGTGCCTTGGTGGCATGTTGAGCAATTGCAAGCGCAGGTTCCGCGCTTCCGCGGTTTCTTGGAAATCGTCGATGATCTCGCGGACGTCAGGGTCGAGGTCGTATGATCGGCCACCATCGATCACCACGCGCGCGCCGTCGGGGATCTCGCTCAGCGTGCGCTTGATGCCGGCCTTGTTCAGGAAGGTGACATCCTCGCTGAGTTCGATGTAGATGGGCATGCCGGGCTTGTAGCGGTTCGGGTCGTAGTGGAATGGCACCTTGAAGTTCTTCCACAGGATATGGATGAAGGCCAAGGCCAGGCCTAAGGCCACGCCGCGCAAGAGGTCGTTCGTGAGGGCCATGAAGCCTACGGTGACGATGAACGGGATGAACTGCGGGAGCCCACTGCGCCACATGGCCTTGAATAGCGATGGCTTCGCGAGCTTGTAACCCACCAGGAGCAGGATGGCAGCGAGGCTCGCGAGCGGGACCATGCGCAGCAGACCGGCGATGGCGAACACGGACAGCATGAGCCATGTGCCGTGCAGGATGGCGCTGAGCTTGGTCTGCCCGCCGCTCTGGATATTGGCGGAGCTGCGCACGATCACCTGCGTGAGGGGCAGGCCGCCGAGCAGTCCGCTGATGATGTTGCCGGCGCCTTGCGCATACAACTCGCGGTTGGCTGGCGTGATGCGCTTCTGCGGGTCCAGCTTGTCGGTGGCCTCCACGCAGAGAAGGGTCTCGATGCTCGCCACGATCGCGAGGGTGAAGGCCACGCGCCAGAAAGCGCCCTGCCCGATGGCATCGAAGGAGGGCAGCGCATAGCTCGACGTGCTCAGGAGATCGGGCAGCTGAACATAATGCCCGGCGCCGATGGTGAGCACCGGGTGCCCATCGAATCCGATGGCCATCACGATCCCGAGCGCCACCGCCAGCAATGGCCCGGGCACATAGCGCAACCAATTGTTCCTCTGGATGAATGGCCGCTCCCAGGCCAGCATGAGCAGCAGGCAGGCCACGGTGATCACGAACGCCCCCCAATTGGGCGTTTCCATGGCCACCATGATCTCCTGGAAGGTGTTGAGCTTGTCCGGCTGGTCGAAGCTCTCATCGCCCATGGGGTCCTTATCGTCACCGAACGCGTGCGGGATCTGCTTCAGCATGATGATGAGCCCTATGCCCGCGAGCATGCCCTTGATCACCGCGCTCGGGAAGTAGTAGGCGATGATGCCCGCACGGACGATTCCCAAGATGATCTGGATTGCGCCGGCGACGACGACCGCCGCTAGGAGCGCCTCGAATGATCCAAGGTCGGCAATGCCCATTGCCACGATCGCCGTGAGGCCGGCGGCAGGCCCGCTCACGCCCAGCGGCGATCCGCTGAGCGCACCCACGATGATGCCGCCGATCACGCCTGCGATCAGGCCCGATACAGGCGGTGCGCCGGAAGCCACGGCGATGCCCAGGCACAAGGGCAGGGCCACAAGGAACACGACGATTGATGCAGGAAGATCCTGCTTGATCCTGGAGAACATGGATGAGGCGTGAAAACGTGGTTGACGGAAGGACTGGCCTGCGATGCAGGTGTGTCGGTCAATACGCTTTCGGGGGCGGCACGCTCACTTTGGCAAGCGGTCCCGCAACGAGCTGCTCATCCATCGGGAGCGGAAGGCGCATGGACACCGCGCGTGCGAGGCACTCCAGCGCGCATCCGTGATCGACGTGCGCCTCACGGTGCTTCACTACTTCCTCCTCAAGAATCGGCGGAGCCTTGAAACCGAGCTCCACCCAGGAAGTGCTGCATATCCAACCCACGGCCTGAGGCGTGAAGACCAAGGCTGAGCAGAGCACCAAGCAGAGGCCCGCCATTCGCAGGGTCATGCTCGATGCGTGCAGCGGGCGGGCAGGTCTCATGCAGGGGGCGAATCTACCAACCAAGCGCTGGGAAGGATTGCTTCGGAAGGGTTAATCGGGCCTTCAATTGGTGGCCAGGTCGCTCGATAGCTGGATGGGGGGTATGTCCACCCGGAATTCGCTGCCATCGGCAGTTCGCCGCATCAGGTAGGTGCCGTCCATCCGGCCGAAGGCCCCCCGCAAATCGCAGGCACTGCTGTAGCTGAACTCCTCGCCCGGTGAAAGAACGGGCGTCTCGCCCACCACACCTGGGCCCTCCACCTCGCGCCGTCCGGCGAGCGCGTCGCGGATGATCCAATGCCGCCGCAGCAGTTGAACCGTATCGCTTCCGCGGTTGCTGATGGTGATCCGGTAACTGAAGAGGTGGCGGGCCTGCTTCGGGTCGCTGTGCGCCGGCTCGTAGCGCGCGCGCGCCGATACCCGGATGCCGTGCGTGACCGCAGTGCCCATGCCGCATAGTTAACGCCTCTCTGGGCCGGTTCGTTCAGCCCCTGGCCCAACACGGCTGCCTGCATCATCGGCGGGGCGTCACTTCACATCCGGCCTGTGCACAAGTTGGTCGGATCAAGCTGGAGTCATGAGCCGCGTCTTCCTAGCATCGCGTGCCGAAGTTGAACCCATGCGCCTGACCATCCTCTTCCTGCTGCTTGCTTCATCCCGTGTAATGGCCCAATACAACGGCCCGGAGAGCGTTGAGTACGACCCCGTCGGCGACCGCTACTTCGTGAGCAACACCAGCGGTGGGGTGGTCAAGGTGCGCACCCAGGCCGGCGCGGTGAGCGATTTCGTGACCGTCAGTCCCGCACCCTACGGCTTGGAGCTGCTCGACGGCGTGCTGTGGGCATGTTCGGGCGGTACGTTGAAGGCTTATGAGATCGGCATAGCCGCGCTGATCACGACCATCCCGGTCGGTGGCACCTTCCTGAACGGGCTCGCAACCGATGGCACGCATCTCTACGCAACCGATTTCACCGCCAAGCGCATCTACAAGGTCACGCCCCCTTCCACCGTGACCACATTGGTGAGCAATACCGTGTTCACGCCCAACGGCATCGTGTATGATCCGTTCCAGGACCGCTTGGTGGTGGTGGCCTGGGGCAGCAATGCGGCCATCACCGCGGTGAACAAGGAGACCGGCGCCATGTCCACGCTCACTACCACTGCGCTCACCAACATCGATGGCATCACGATCGACTGCCTCGGCAATTTCCTGGTGGCCTCATGGAGCCCTGACCGCATCACGCGCTACGAACCCACCTTCACGCAGCCGGGAGTGGATCTGGGCGTACCCGGCCTGAACAACCCCGCCGACATCGACTTCGACCCCGTGAACAACCGCATCTGCATCCCCAACAGCGGCAATAACACGGTCACGCTCTTCGATGTTGATTGCAGCAATGCGGTGCCGGAGTCGATCCAGGAATCAGCCCTGCGCGCAGTGCCCAACCCCACATCGGGACTCATGCGCATCGAGCCGCCGCTCTCTCGCGATGAGCCATACCTGCTGCTCGATACGCGCGGCTTGCTGGTCGGGGGCGGCACGCTCAAGCACGGCGCGCTGCTCGATATCAGTTCGCTCACCAAGGGCATTTACACCATCGAGCTCACGCGCATGGGCCAGCGTTTGCGCGTGGTGCGCGAGTAGAGGGCTCCCGGGCCTTCATGAACGATCAGTGCAGCACCACGGCTCGTTGAGTGCCGATCACTGTGCCGGTCGGATCAAGGAAGCGAACGGCGTAGGTCCCTGATGCGATCCCCTCAAGGCCGATGCGCGCTTGTCCGGCTCGCACCGGAACCTCGAGCACACGCGTGCCACGGACGTCGATCAGCTGCGCAACGCCTGTACGATCGGTGGAGTGGATCCTCAGTTCGAGCGCATCACTTGCGGGATTGGGCCAAACGCTGAACCCGGCGCCGGATCCCTGTTCGGCGATCGCACTATTGATCTGCGTGCCGATAACGCGAACCTCATCGAGCCAGAAGCCATCGTGCTGGCGCGCGGCATTGCTGCTGAAGGACCAGCGGAGCCAAAGCGGCCCGCCGCAGAACGCGCCGAGGTCGATCTCCTCCAATGCCCAGCGCGGCATCTGGCCATCAATCACCGGTTCGCCCGAGCCCTGGTCCGGGTAACCGGGGTGAGCGAAACGACCGCACAATGGCGTCCAAGCGGAGCCATCATCGCTTGCGAAGACCTGCACGCCATCGAACTGGCC
Coding sequences within it:
- the apaG gene encoding Co2+/Mg2+ efflux protein ApaG codes for the protein MGTAVTHGIRVSARARYEPAHSDPKQARHLFSYRITISNRGSDTVQLLRRHWIIRDALAGRREVEGPGVVGETPVLSPGEEFSYSSACDLRGAFGRMDGTYLMRRTADGSEFRVDIPPIQLSSDLATN
- a CDS encoding SulP family inorganic anion transporter, with the translated sequence MFSRIKQDLPASIVVFLVALPLCLGIAVASGAPPVSGLIAGVIGGIIVGALSGSPLGVSGPAAGLTAIVAMGIADLGSFEALLAAVVVAGAIQIILGIVRAGIIAYYFPSAVIKGMLAGIGLIIMLKQIPHAFGDDKDPMGDESFDQPDKLNTFQEIMVAMETPNWGAFVITVACLLLMLAWERPFIQRNNWLRYVPGPLLAVALGIVMAIGFDGHPVLTIGAGHYVQLPDLLSTSSYALPSFDAIGQGAFWRVAFTLAIVASIETLLCVEATDKLDPQKRITPANRELYAQGAGNIISGLLGGLPLTQVIVRSSANIQSGGQTKLSAILHGTWLMLSVFAIAGLLRMVPLASLAAILLLVGYKLAKPSLFKAMWRSGLPQFIPFIVTVGFMALTNDLLRGVALGLALAFIHILWKNFKVPFHYDPNRYKPGMPIYIELSEDVTFLNKAGIKRTLSEIPDGARVVIDGGRSYDLDPDVREIIDDFQETAEARNLRLQLLNMPPRHGEAPAAPRTMLADKKP
- a CDS encoding carbonic anhydrase; translation: MDSYHKLLLNNKAWAENTVSQDPEFFHRLEKIQRPEFLWIGCSDSRVPANEITGTNPGEIFVHRNIANMVVHTDLNLLSVLQYAVEYLKVKHVIVCGHYGCGGVQAAMTHNSLGLINKWLRNIKDVYRLHKAEVDAQPTEQDRLDRMVELNVQEQVLDLVKTSIIQKSWRDRGGPHLHGWVYSLHNGIVKPICDVPAGSPVDDIYRFDNLA